Proteins encoded together in one Oceanobacillus iheyensis HTE831 window:
- a CDS encoding YwqI/YxiC family protein, which translates to MSEEIKFQQAPAEKSIQELKTMIEGLHKDIGETINGNKQIKMVDAYNEIKEEYESILSDFMTLFQNNVNVTEQAVKEMIELDYKLSEYIRIDE; encoded by the coding sequence ATGAGTGAAGAGATCAAGTTTCAGCAAGCACCTGCAGAGAAAAGCATCCAAGAGCTAAAAACGATGATAGAAGGTTTACATAAAGATATAGGGGAAACCATTAACGGAAATAAACAGATAAAAATGGTAGATGCCTATAACGAAATCAAGGAAGAATATGAATCTATTTTGTCTGACTTTATGACACTTTTTCAAAATAATGTGAATGTAACAGAACAAGCGGTTAAAGAAATGATCGAGTTAGACTATAAACTCAGCGAATATATTCGCATTGATGAATAG
- a CDS encoding ribonuclease YeeF family protein: MKEFDVKEIHQGVESAKTDLETVTEDISHLQRSITDFHGMEDALKGKAGTAIRSFYNDVHQPFLTFLHQSMLEYKDSLEAMKQEVQSFEPHQHGFISESFLENELDPSFDKAKQKTSYLTDETNQILTSISDIMYLSPLDDSAFQHNIEKGKQKIDHVIQDLHELDSKHASKLQQTKDDISTLKSYLSEMSSRLRNGSISITEFDINSIKNLPDYQKVIEQNYEKGNIVINADNIHDLPLQTIAKANSDGLDGLDENFQVILNKAYEDLEQGNITRETYYSIFSTVNKTKGNLTEAELEEEVPESFWNYVNDNKDKIGENLSKDLLSTSVQQIGIATTKLGGLINVVTGVKGPSGPSSFVMVNPATSGASNSLIHYGSKITSAGKWLGRGFMAAGFGIGMYDDLANKDKSVGEAITHNTTALGIGVAGSAIGTAATAVLLGSNPAGWAVLGGVAVGTGLVTAFNFAYDNNFLGLQDGLDYVGQQLDKAGEAVADFASSTVDSVKESAKDVGEAISSGIDAINPMNWGWG; the protein is encoded by the coding sequence ATGAAAGAGTTTGACGTAAAAGAAATTCATCAAGGTGTGGAATCTGCAAAAACAGACCTAGAAACAGTGACGGAAGATATCTCTCATCTTCAACGTTCGATTACGGACTTTCACGGAATGGAGGATGCCTTAAAAGGAAAAGCAGGTACAGCCATTCGTTCATTTTACAACGACGTTCACCAGCCATTTCTTACTTTTTTACATCAATCAATGCTAGAATACAAGGATAGTTTAGAAGCGATGAAACAAGAGGTTCAATCGTTTGAGCCGCATCAGCACGGATTTATTAGTGAAAGCTTTTTAGAAAATGAATTAGATCCTAGCTTTGATAAAGCGAAGCAAAAAACGAGTTACTTGACCGATGAGACCAATCAAATCTTAACGAGTATTAGTGATATTATGTATCTATCACCATTGGATGACTCGGCTTTTCAACATAATATTGAAAAAGGCAAACAAAAAATCGATCATGTCATTCAAGATTTACATGAATTGGATAGCAAACACGCTTCCAAGCTACAACAAACTAAAGACGATATCAGTACGTTAAAAAGCTATCTTTCTGAAATGTCATCTCGGCTTCGTAATGGTAGCATTTCGATAACCGAATTCGATATTAACAGTATTAAGAACTTACCAGACTATCAAAAAGTCATTGAGCAGAATTATGAAAAAGGAAACATCGTCATTAATGCCGATAATATCCATGATCTGCCGTTACAAACCATCGCAAAAGCAAACAGCGATGGTTTGGATGGGCTGGATGAAAACTTCCAGGTTATTTTAAATAAAGCGTATGAGGATTTAGAACAAGGAAATATCACTAGAGAGACGTATTATTCCATATTTTCTACGGTGAATAAGACGAAAGGAAATCTAACCGAAGCAGAATTGGAAGAAGAAGTTCCAGAGTCATTTTGGAACTATGTGAATGATAATAAGGATAAGATTGGGGAAAACCTGTCGAAAGACTTATTATCTACAAGTGTACAACAAATAGGGATCGCGACAACAAAACTTGGTGGCTTAATTAATGTAGTAACAGGCGTTAAGGGTCCATCGGGTCCAAGTTCGTTTGTAATGGTGAACCCCGCAACTTCTGGCGCTTCTAATTCATTAATACATTATGGTAGTAAGATTACCAGTGCAGGAAAGTGGCTAGGACGAGGATTTATGGCTGCAGGCTTTGGCATAGGAATGTATGATGATTTAGCGAATAAAGATAAAAGTGTTGGCGAAGCTATTACACATAATACAACCGCTCTAGGAATAGGGGTTGCAGGAAGCGCGATCGGAACAGCTGCAACTGCAGTATTACTCGGTAGTAACCCAGCAGGCTGGGCTGTTTTAGGTGGGGTAGCTGTAGGTACAGGATTAGTAACTGCTTTTAACTTTGCCTATGATAATAACTTCTTAGGGTTACAAGATGGCTTGGATTATGTGGGACAACAACTAGATAAAGCAGGTGAAGCTGTAGCTGACTTCGCATCCAGCACAGTTGACTCCGTAAAAGAATCGGCAAAAGATGTAGGAGAAGCAATCTCTAGTGGCATCGATGCCATTAATCCAATGAATTGGGGATGGGGATAA
- a CDS encoding DUF443 domain-containing protein — MKANVQFVYKKARYNLITMNGENYILDKDSPKWIIWLPFLFWFISHRAYKVDSEVTVNKLVRHSEKTSGSTINILAIGISLILANLIRPIMDSFNIDMSTFLATLIVLVVTVLMFLLRIYIGRNNQQKLYAQVSSELRNVKELHIKVKSMGYFLIYTGCYLFILAFLIACAMMYIIYGNTIILVVYTMLAFIFFMGNLFTVTPGQMEVRVKD, encoded by the coding sequence ATGAAAGCAAATGTACAATTTGTATATAAAAAAGCGAGATATAATTTAATTACGATGAATGGCGAGAACTATATCCTCGATAAGGATAGTCCCAAGTGGATCATATGGCTGCCTTTCTTATTTTGGTTTATCTCGCATCGAGCATATAAAGTGGACAGTGAAGTGACAGTAAATAAACTTGTTCGCCATTCCGAGAAAACAAGTGGCAGTACGATAAATATATTGGCTATCGGGATTTCCTTAATCCTTGCCAATTTGATACGACCAATTATGGATTCCTTTAATATAGATATGTCTACATTTCTTGCAACACTAATTGTACTTGTAGTGACTGTTTTAATGTTCCTATTACGCATATATATTGGAAGAAATAATCAACAGAAACTTTACGCACAAGTCAGCTCTGAATTAAGGAATGTAAAAGAGCTACATATCAAAGTAAAATCGATGGGGTATTTCCTCATCTATACAGGTTGCTACCTGTTTATCTTAGCTTTTCTCATTGCTTGTGCAATGATGTATATTATATACGGAAACACAATCATTCTAGTGGTTTACACGATGTTAGCTTTTATCTTTTTCATGGGCAATCTATTTACAGTAACGCCGGGACAAATGGAAGTTCGGGTGAAGGATTGA
- a CDS encoding DUF443 domain-containing protein, with protein sequence MSSEVNIIKKNLRYNLIKADNEYYIIDKDQPFLTNFLLPFLYWIFPKKVTKISGDTAEQIQTVSNKEATTSKVSYIGIGFSVILANLIGPLLDYLDVDITPFIAYSILFLITLLLVLFRVIVSNKFKHSLFQQLHLSPNQADETLWVTPRRVKNIASLLFLTIFIWAFVVGGLVSFFLYGNLFMLFVFTLAFFILLFLNILCVTPGKDTMKIRFKK encoded by the coding sequence ATGAGTTCTGAAGTAAATATTATAAAAAAAAATTTAAGATACAATTTGATAAAAGCAGATAATGAATATTATATTATCGATAAAGATCAACCTTTCCTTACCAATTTTTTGCTTCCATTCCTTTATTGGATTTTTCCTAAAAAGGTTACAAAAATTAGTGGGGATACAGCAGAGCAGATACAAACCGTTTCAAATAAAGAAGCTACAACTAGCAAGGTTAGTTATATCGGTATAGGTTTTTCAGTAATTCTTGCTAATTTAATCGGACCTTTACTAGATTACTTAGACGTGGATATAACACCTTTTATTGCTTACTCCATTCTATTTTTAATCACTCTTTTGTTGGTATTATTTAGGGTGATAGTGAGCAATAAATTTAAACACTCTCTTTTTCAACAACTTCATTTATCACCCAATCAGGCAGACGAAACGTTATGGGTGACACCACGTAGAGTTAAGAATATTGCTAGCTTACTCTTTTTAACTATATTCATTTGGGCTTTCGTTGTTGGTGGTCTGGTTTCCTTTTTCCTTTACGGGAACTTATTTATGTTATTTGTATTTACCTTAGCATTTTTTATATTGCTTTTTTTGAATATACTTTGCGTAACGCCAGGTAAAGATACGATGAAAATTCGATTTAAAAAATAG
- a CDS encoding DUF443 family protein — MKQEVTFISRNVRYVLVEIDKQYYLLDKDKPYLLVLLFPFLYWIFPKKVRQISADSVALLKTVDNHNTKNGTVSLIGIGISLSR; from the coding sequence ATGAAGCAAGAAGTTACTTTTATTTCAAGAAATGTAAGATATGTACTTGTTGAAATTGATAAACAATACTATTTGTTAGATAAAGACAAACCTTATTTACTAGTTCTTTTATTTCCTTTTTTGTATTGGATTTTCCCAAAGAAGGTTCGACAGATCAGTGCTGACTCAGTAGCATTATTAAAAACCGTAGATAACCATAACACCAAAAATGGAACAGTTAGTCTGATTGGTATTGGTATTTCTCTCAGCAGATAA
- a CDS encoding SRPBCC family protein, whose amino-acid sequence MSIQFEVERTAKVNQQDAYHALLDIDHAENWMQGLVKMQRLDEGPMKVGSEWHETRKMYGAKATEHFEVIQLDEPNKIVLRCDGTKGTTGKGEYIYTCIIAPGDDTTQTKISLHGEINKLTGFTKFFGKMMAGTFKKACAKDLDKLIDYLEK is encoded by the coding sequence TTGAGTATTCAATTTGAAGTGGAAAGAACAGCTAAAGTAAACCAACAAGACGCTTACCATGCTTTGTTGGATATTGATCATGCGGAAAACTGGATGCAAGGGTTAGTGAAGATGCAACGCTTGGATGAAGGACCAATGAAAGTAGGAAGTGAATGGCATGAAACGAGAAAAATGTATGGTGCAAAGGCTACTGAACATTTTGAGGTCATTCAATTAGATGAACCGAATAAAATTGTACTTCGTTGTGACGGTACAAAAGGGACAACAGGTAAAGGAGAATATATATATACGTGTATCATTGCGCCAGGTGACGATACTACGCAGACCAAAATCTCGTTGCATGGGGAGATAAATAAACTAACTGGATTCACTAAATTTTTCGGTAAAATGATGGCAGGTACATTTAAAAAAGCTTGTGCAAAAGACTTGGATAAGCTTATTGACTACTTAGAAAAATAG
- a CDS encoding YdeI/OmpD-associated family protein yields MSISSKLKLDKYVNMAVLHQPDDYRIFDGYQKTLSGDHDAIFIFVETLDEMVTQTKRMIDQEQLLEKGYLFFAYPKKGNKRYDTFVHRDEIFPALHVGEDGYVGNSDLKFSRMISMDEVFTVVGLKREKIKTKKSSASSQSVADYEIHVKDIEKMLADYPNEYKVYKELTPGYQKDWARYIFSAKQQKTREKRQTQMVDILAQGYKSMDLYRQNKK; encoded by the coding sequence ATGTCGATTTCAAGTAAGCTTAAGTTAGATAAGTACGTCAACATGGCTGTGCTTCATCAACCAGACGATTATCGTATTTTTGATGGATATCAGAAGACATTGTCCGGAGATCACGATGCGATTTTTATTTTTGTAGAGACGCTGGACGAGATGGTGACGCAAACAAAACGGATGATAGATCAGGAACAACTATTGGAAAAAGGGTATTTATTCTTTGCATACCCAAAAAAAGGAAATAAAAGGTATGACACATTCGTACATCGAGATGAAATTTTCCCTGCTCTGCATGTGGGTGAGGATGGTTATGTAGGGAATAGCGATTTGAAATTTTCGCGCATGATCAGTATGGACGAGGTGTTTACAGTGGTCGGGCTGAAACGAGAGAAGATCAAAACGAAAAAATCATCTGCATCAAGTCAATCTGTAGCAGATTATGAAATTCACGTAAAAGATATAGAAAAAATGCTAGCGGATTACCCAAATGAATATAAGGTTTACAAGGAATTAACACCTGGTTATCAGAAAGACTGGGCACGTTATATCTTTTCGGCAAAACAACAAAAAACAAGAGAAAAGCGCCAAACGCAAATGGTTGATATATTAGCTCAAGGTTATAAATCAATGGATTTATATCGTCAGAATAAGAAGTAA
- a CDS encoding PepSY domain-containing protein, protein MRNKLLIGTVAGTVIFGGAAIVGASENNKNAEISAEQALQTALKNTEGFVQEVDLSFEDEENYYEIEIESNDKEYEFNIDATTGEALGQEPDAEGENEEQQEDGQDNSDNNQYPNEPSNLTSFEEYNTITDQVNTDNLTFHLETDNQGNRIMFLVDEDGEKHYKTIFIKHSSHLKMIDLNGGGQIFYEQI, encoded by the coding sequence ATGAGAAACAAACTATTGATTGGAACTGTAGCAGGAACAGTCATTTTTGGCGGAGCCGCAATCGTAGGGGCATCGGAAAACAATAAGAATGCGGAAATTTCTGCGGAACAAGCCCTCCAAACAGCCTTGAAGAATACGGAAGGGTTTGTGCAAGAAGTCGATTTGTCATTTGAAGACGAAGAAAATTACTATGAAATCGAAATCGAAAGTAATGACAAAGAGTATGAATTTAACATCGATGCAACAACAGGAGAAGCCTTAGGCCAAGAACCAGATGCTGAAGGCGAAAATGAAGAACAGCAAGAAGATGGACAGGATAATTCCGATAATAACCAATATCCAAATGAACCAAGTAACCTTACTTCTTTTGAAGAGTACAACACCATTACCGACCAGGTAAACACAGACAATCTGACGTTCCACTTGGAAACAGACAACCAAGGAAATCGCATCATGTTCCTCGTTGATGAAGACGGCGAAAAGCATTATAAAACCATTTTCATTAAACACTCTAGCCACTTGAAAATGATTGACTTGAATGGTGGCGGACAGATTTTCTACGAACAAATTTAA
- a CDS encoding CueP family metal-binding protein, with amino-acid sequence MKIKSVLFNIIAFLFVLVGCTNDTEQSKEDIKSMIQDYSTDQLTASSASVNATQLTVEDEDKVDIYPMPEDEFFVSIAPYVNETHPCTFHSLTGCQGELVKKPFDIYIEDMDGNVVFDDTVESFDNGFVDLWLPRDQEFNATITYDNKQATSTISTFENDPTCITTMRLM; translated from the coding sequence ATGAAAATCAAATCAGTTTTATTCAATATTATTGCTTTTTTGTTTGTTTTAGTTGGCTGTACCAATGATACGGAACAATCCAAGGAAGATATTAAATCGATGATTCAGGATTATAGCACGGATCAATTAACTGCTTCATCTGCTTCTGTTAATGCAACCCAACTTACGGTGGAAGATGAGGATAAGGTGGATATTTACCCTATGCCGGAGGACGAGTTTTTTGTTTCCATTGCTCCGTACGTCAACGAGACGCATCCATGCACGTTTCATAGTTTGACAGGCTGCCAAGGTGAATTAGTGAAAAAGCCATTTGATATTTACATTGAAGATATGGATGGCAATGTGGTTTTTGATGATACCGTAGAGTCGTTTGATAATGGGTTTGTGGATTTATGGTTGCCAAGAGATCAAGAATTCAACGCAACGATTACATATGATAATAAGCAAGCAACATCGACAATTTCGACATTTGAAAACGACCCGACATGTATCACAACGATGAGGCTGATGTAA
- a CDS encoding nuclease-related domain-containing protein, translated as MNLSAEDKKYYFNLEKGFEGELRFDLFAKELTCECLILHDLLLTSNNTTFQIDSLMITAETIFIYEVKNFSGDYYYESEKFFNMRGTEILNPLHQVSRTASLLRSLLFKQGFNLPVDCKVIFINEHFTLYQAPVNDTLIHPTQLKTYFHKLNTLPFLLTKRHHLLAEKLLELQLDASPVKPKLPSYQYDQLEKGISCAKCHSFSVFVDGRKCVCNNCTHEEIVESAVVRAAKEFKLLFPKEKMSTGIVHDWCSIVRSKKRIKYILDKNFNAAGKNRWLYYE; from the coding sequence ATGAATTTATCCGCAGAAGATAAAAAGTACTATTTTAATTTAGAAAAAGGGTTCGAAGGTGAACTTCGATTTGATCTGTTTGCTAAAGAACTAACGTGCGAATGCCTTATCCTCCATGATTTGCTACTTACTTCAAACAATACCACCTTTCAAATCGATTCATTGATGATCACCGCAGAAACCATTTTTATTTATGAAGTTAAAAATTTCTCAGGGGATTATTATTATGAATCAGAGAAATTTTTCAACATGCGCGGCACAGAAATCCTTAACCCGCTGCATCAGGTAAGTCGAACGGCATCTCTATTACGTTCATTACTTTTCAAACAAGGATTTAACCTCCCCGTGGATTGCAAGGTAATCTTTATTAACGAGCATTTCACCCTCTATCAAGCTCCAGTGAATGACACCCTGATTCATCCCACTCAACTTAAAACGTATTTCCACAAACTGAATACACTCCCTTTTCTGTTAACAAAAAGACACCATCTCTTAGCAGAAAAATTACTAGAGCTTCAACTTGATGCTTCGCCAGTCAAACCAAAACTTCCTTCATACCAATACGATCAACTAGAAAAAGGAATTTCCTGTGCAAAATGTCATTCGTTTTCTGTTTTTGTGGACGGGAGAAAATGCGTTTGTAATAATTGCACACATGAAGAAATTGTAGAGAGCGCTGTAGTGCGCGCAGCTAAGGAGTTTAAGCTACTTTTCCCAAAGGAGAAGATGAGTACTGGAATTGTTCACGATTGGTGCAGCATCGTTAGATCGAAAAAGCGGATTAAGTATATTCTGGATAAGAATTTTAATGCAGCTGGAAAGAATCGCTGGCTTTATTATGAATGA
- a CDS encoding penicillin acylase family protein, producing MKKILIFALICMLLMTPFLSSIGSTTSNANSSVTTTIHELDGLEKPAEILVDNWGIPHIYASSQADVYFAQGFNVARDRLWQIDLWRKNGLGELSEVLGPDYVEQDKAKRLFLYRGDMEEEWEAYGPETEDIVTAFTQGINAYVEMTEANPDLLPDEFDILDYKPSKWEPEDVVRIRSHGLTRNITNEVARAITLRDHGEDVESVRKKLQPDWETEVPEGLNLEGISEDILDTYQLATSGVSFDNAENEAEGLEDVETQLTTEAGNLNEQIEMESSLGSNNWVISPEKSETGRPIMADDPHRAVDVPSLRYITHLSAPGLDVIGGGEPVLPGVSIGHNGTSAWGLTIFSIDQEDLYVYETNPDNPSEYRYEDGWESMTSVSEDIEVKDGEEQVADLEFTRHGPVIYKDEENNRAYAVRAGWLEPGMAPYLGSLSYMGAESWDEFYEAMNRWGSPSENQVYADVEGDIGWKPGGLTPVRDNWDGLLPVPGDGTYEWDGFLNQEKMPHEFNPDRGWIGTANQMNLPNDYDYEKYKLGFEWTAPFRFQRIKEVMESNEKMGIEDSLQLQTDYTSIPAKRLIHLLNDIEFNSSDEQVVEALELLRSWDGELSVETSAGALFEVWYQYHLGDAVLAEIMSEEAADYIGSGDPLVILDLLENPDERFGDNPVEIRDEILLSSLNTAIEQVEELLGSNMNEWQWGELKHAYLNHPLAKLVGEEQAADMNIGPLPRGGSGDTVGASRYNSNFKQTHGATFRVVVDVGEWDNSIAMNSPGQSGDPNSKHYDNLFDTWANDGAFPLLYSRDKIEEATDQRIILMPDLENNVTSLELLVKHFETEEEFADEDAARSLEIHLKAVKQFEKQGNAEKILKHMQGFVDLLEHHYDAGDITELAYHALLHQTENYMQKWE from the coding sequence ATGAAGAAAATATTGATATTTGCGCTTATTTGTATGCTTTTGATGACACCTTTTTTATCGAGTATAGGCAGCACGACGAGTAATGCGAACTCCAGTGTAACGACAACGATTCATGAATTAGACGGATTAGAAAAGCCAGCTGAAATCCTTGTAGATAACTGGGGAATTCCGCATATATATGCTTCATCTCAAGCGGATGTTTACTTTGCTCAAGGATTCAATGTGGCACGTGATCGTTTATGGCAAATTGATTTATGGCGAAAAAATGGACTCGGTGAGCTATCGGAAGTGCTTGGTCCAGATTACGTGGAACAGGATAAGGCAAAGCGATTATTCTTATATCGAGGGGATATGGAGGAAGAATGGGAAGCATATGGTCCAGAAACGGAAGATATTGTAACTGCTTTTACGCAAGGGATTAACGCGTATGTTGAAATGACGGAAGCGAATCCGGATTTGCTGCCGGATGAATTTGATATCCTTGATTATAAGCCATCAAAATGGGAGCCAGAAGATGTCGTTCGTATTCGCAGTCATGGATTAACGAGAAATATTACGAATGAAGTAGCTCGAGCGATTACTTTGCGAGATCATGGAGAAGATGTTGAAAGCGTTCGCAAAAAACTCCAACCTGACTGGGAGACAGAAGTACCAGAGGGATTAAACCTTGAGGGGATTTCCGAAGACATATTGGATACCTATCAATTAGCGACCAGTGGAGTGAGTTTTGATAACGCCGAAAATGAAGCTGAAGGGCTAGAAGATGTGGAGACACAACTGACAACAGAGGCAGGAAATTTAAATGAACAGATTGAAATGGAATCTTCACTCGGAAGTAACAATTGGGTCATAAGCCCGGAAAAGTCGGAAACAGGACGTCCAATTATGGCAGACGATCCGCATCGAGCGGTCGATGTACCATCCTTACGTTATATTACTCATTTATCTGCACCGGGATTAGACGTAATTGGAGGAGGAGAACCAGTTTTGCCAGGTGTATCGATTGGTCATAATGGTACAAGCGCGTGGGGACTAACGATTTTTTCCATTGATCAGGAAGACCTCTACGTGTACGAAACCAATCCCGATAACCCATCGGAGTATCGTTATGAAGATGGCTGGGAATCGATGACTTCTGTCTCCGAAGACATTGAGGTAAAAGATGGAGAAGAACAAGTTGCCGATTTAGAGTTTACCCGACACGGTCCAGTTATTTATAAAGATGAAGAGAATAACCGTGCGTATGCGGTAAGAGCCGGGTGGTTAGAACCAGGAATGGCACCATATTTGGGGAGCTTGTCGTATATGGGAGCCGAGAGCTGGGACGAGTTTTATGAAGCAATGAATCGATGGGGTTCACCGTCCGAGAATCAAGTCTATGCGGATGTGGAAGGAGATATCGGTTGGAAACCAGGCGGATTAACCCCAGTTCGTGACAATTGGGATGGACTTTTACCAGTTCCGGGTGATGGAACGTATGAATGGGATGGTTTTCTCAATCAAGAAAAGATGCCTCATGAGTTTAATCCAGACAGGGGTTGGATCGGAACAGCGAATCAAATGAATTTACCCAACGATTATGACTATGAAAAATATAAACTTGGATTCGAGTGGACAGCACCATTTCGCTTTCAACGGATAAAAGAAGTCATGGAAAGCAATGAAAAAATGGGAATCGAGGATTCACTACAATTACAAACTGACTATACATCCATTCCAGCAAAACGTCTTATCCATTTACTGAATGACATCGAATTTAATTCCTCCGATGAACAGGTGGTTGAAGCATTGGAATTATTGCGATCTTGGGATGGTGAACTGTCTGTGGAAACATCAGCCGGTGCCTTGTTTGAAGTGTGGTACCAATATCATTTAGGTGACGCTGTATTGGCAGAGATTATGTCGGAGGAAGCTGCAGATTATATTGGCTCTGGTGATCCGCTTGTCATCTTAGATTTGTTAGAAAATCCAGACGAACGCTTCGGTGATAACCCAGTAGAAATACGTGATGAGATTTTGCTTTCTTCATTAAATACTGCGATTGAACAAGTCGAGGAGTTACTAGGGTCAAACATGAATGAGTGGCAATGGGGAGAGTTAAAACATGCGTATTTAAATCATCCATTAGCCAAGTTAGTTGGTGAGGAACAAGCAGCAGATATGAATATTGGTCCCCTTCCACGTGGCGGAAGTGGAGATACGGTTGGCGCATCAAGATATAATTCGAATTTCAAACAAACACACGGTGCTACATTTAGAGTAGTAGTCGATGTCGGCGAATGGGATAATTCAATTGCCATGAACAGCCCTGGACAATCTGGAGACCCAAATAGCAAACACTATGATAATTTATTTGATACTTGGGCAAACGATGGCGCTTTTCCATTACTATATAGCCGCGATAAGATAGAAGAAGCCACCGATCAGCGAATTATACTAATGCCGGACTTAGAAAATAATGTAACAAGCTTAGAACTACTAGTTAAACATTTTGAAACAGAAGAAGAATTCGCGGATGAAGATGCTGCTCGTTCATTAGAAATTCACTTGAAAGCTGTCAAACAGTTTGAGAAACAAGGAAACGCTGAAAAAATTCTCAAGCACATGCAAGGGTTTGTAGACTTACTCGAACACCACTATGATGCTGGTGATATAACTGAATTAGCTTATCATGCACTCCTACATCAAACGGAAAATTACATGCAGAAGTGGGAGTAG